A single genomic interval of Lathyrus oleraceus cultivar Zhongwan6 chromosome 7, CAAS_Psat_ZW6_1.0, whole genome shotgun sequence harbors:
- the LOC127106109 gene encoding uncharacterized protein LOC127106109 isoform X6, producing the protein MALVVFFVLSLCITCCKVDGRNKFQPDEENDFTQHNSIMLPVENNFDCVDIYKQPALQHPLLKNHNMQLSPTFAKNTAQSSSSYGEIVNGCPEGKVPIYNKTKRHQNSTNSSFKLQTNEFWKHSKSFPGYNAVTLDTTQNMIFRGAFTGIAGFNLSLQDNQYSISSIWIESGPPTELNSIKLGVGVHPSLFGDSQLRLIGSWTADGYKKTGCYNLLCSGFVQVNKEYAFGSVISPANTIGSTSKYITFLKIKQDRSTGHWWLTIQLESIQIGYWPKELFTHLSKGASLIRFGGQTLSPPNKDSPPMGSGRLPKEKYRNSAFMEKLQIIDLEYNEVDVKSKDMKPYKDTNSDCYDLMYHGYEGPVFKQAFLYGGPGGRNCDI; encoded by the exons ATGGCACTAGTTGTCTTTTTCGTTCTTAgtttgtgcataacatgttgcAAAGTTGATGGGAGAAACAAATTTCAACCGGATGAAGAAAATGATTTTACACAACACAATAGTATTATG CTTCCGGTGGAGAATAATTTTGATTGTGTTGATATCTACAAACAACCTGCTCTACAACATCCTTTACTAAAAAATCATAATATGCAG CTTTCTCCAACTTTTGCAAAGAACACTGCGCAAAGTTCGTCATCTTATGGTGAAATAGTGAATGGATGTCCAGAAGGAAAAGTGCCTATTTACAACAAGACAAAGAGACATCAAAATAGTACTAATTCATCTTTCAAATTACAAACTAATGAGTTTTGGAAGCATTCCAAAAGTTTCCCTGGCTATAAT GCTGTTACACTTGATACAACACAAAACATGATATTTCGTGGAGCATTCACAGGCATAGCTGGTTTTAATCTATCACTTCAAGATAATCAATATAGCATATCTTCAATTTGGATTGAAAGTGGACCACCAACAGAACTTAATAGCATAAAACTAGGAGTTGGG GTTCATCCGAGTTTATTTGGAGACAGTCAATTACGATTAATTGGTAGTTGGACG GCTGATGGTTACAAAAAAACGGGATGTTATAATCTTCTTTGCTCAGGTTTCGTGCAAGTCAATAAAGAATATGCTTTTGGATCTGTCATATCACCCGCTAACACCATTGGATCAACTTCAAAATATATTACATTTCTCAAAATCAAACAG GATCGATCTACTGGACATTGGTGGTTAACTATTCAACTTGAATCAATACAAATTGGATATTGGCCAAAAGAATTATTTACTCACTTAAGCAAAGGAGCATCTTTGATTAGATTTGGAGGTCAGACCTTGTCTCCGCCTAATAAAGATAGTCCCCCAATGGGTAGTGGAAGATTACCTAAAGAAAAATATAGAAACTCAGCTTTCATGGAAAAACTTCAAATTATTGATTTAGAATATAATGAAGTAGATGTAAAATCCAAAGATATGAAGCCATATAAAGATACCAATTCGGATTGTTATGACTTAATGTATCATGGTTATGAAGGACCTGTGTTTAAGCAAGCCTTTCTTTATGGTGGTCCAGGTGGACGAAATTGTGACATATGA